One Oncorhynchus masou masou isolate Uvic2021 chromosome 18, UVic_Omas_1.1, whole genome shotgun sequence DNA window includes the following coding sequences:
- the LOC135504689 gene encoding 14-3-3 protein beta/alpha-2-like, producing the protein MDKNDLVQKAKLAEQAERYDDMAGAMKSVTEQGGELSNEERNLLSVAYKNVVGARRSSWRVISSIEQKTEGNEKKQAMAKEYREKIETELQDICNDVLGLLDKYLIANATAAESKVFYLKMKGDYYRYLSEVAAGDAKKTTVDNSQQAYQDAFDISKKEMQPTHPIRLGLALNFSVFYYEILNNPEKACTLAKTAFDEAIAELDTLNEDSYKDSTLIMQLLRDNLTLWTSENQGDEGETGEGEN; encoded by the exons ATGGACAAGAACGACCTGGTACAAAAGGCCAAGCTCGCTGAGCAGGCTGAGCGCTATGACGATATGGCTGGGGCCATGAAGTCTGTGACGGAGCAGGGTGGGGAGCTCTCCAATGAGGAGCGCAACCTGCTGTCAGTGGCCTACAAGAACGTTGTGGGGGCACGCCGCTCATCCTGGCGGGTCATCTCCAGCATTGAGCAAAAGACAGAGGGCAATGAGAAGAAGCAAGCCATGGCGAAGGAGTACCGGGAGAAGATTGAAACCGAGCTGCAGGACATCTGCAATGATGTGCTG GGACTTCTTGACAAGTACCTGATTGCCAATGCAACTGCAGCTGAGAGCAAGGTGTTCTACCTGAAAATGAAAGGCGATTATTATAGATACCTGTCTGAGGTAGCAGCTGGGGATGCAAAAAAGA CCACAGTGGATAATTCCCAGCAGGCATACCAGGATGCTTTCGACATCAGCAAGAAGGAGATGCAGCCAACACACCCCATCAGGCTCGGCCTGGCCCTCAACTTCTCTGTCTTTTACTATGAAATCCTCAACAACCCTGAGAAGGCCTGCACCTTGGCCAAGACG GCATTTGATGAAGCCATCGCTGAACTTGACACCTTAAATGAGGATTCCTACAAAGACAGTACTTTGATCATGCAACTACTAAGGGACAACCTGACT ctgTGGACATCGGAAAAccagggagatgagggagagaccgGAGAAGGGGAAAACTAA